The Nitrospirota bacterium genome contains the following window.
CCTTGGTCTGTTTTTTATTGACCCATTTAAGTGGAAATTTATTAAAGTTGAAATTAAACCAAAGGCAGGGCATTTGATCTCTGAAGAGACTATCCCCCGGATTAGTGTTTCTCTGTCAGATGCAGAGATTGAAAAACTGATAAAAGACAGAGAGGATGCGAGAAGGGGAAAAGACTGGAAAAGGTCAGATGAGATAAGAAAACAGTTGTCAGATGCAGGAATAGTCCTGGAAGACAGACCGGATGGCACTACAAGGGTAAAACGTTGAGCAGGGACAAAGATGCGTTATTTGGGATCAACACACTCCTTGAGGCGCTTAGGTCCGGCACAAGGGATTTTGACAAGGTATATATTGCAAGAGGACTGCATGGCAAGGCTATAGATGAACTAATCAGGTTGTGCAAGACAAAGAACATTGTCATCCATTATGAGGGCAGGGATGCAATTGACAGGCTGTCAGGTACGACAAAAAATCAGGGCGTATTTGGCGTGGCTGCTGCCAAAGAATACTCAACTGTTGAAGATATCCTGGAATTATCACAGAAGAGGAATGAAAAGCCTTTCATCCTGATTCTTGACGGGGTCGAGGACCCCAGGAACCTCGGGGCCATAATAAGGACTGCAGAAGGGGCCGGCGTGCACGGCATTATCATACCCAAACACCGGGCGACCGGTCTTACTGATATAGTAGCACGGACATCGGCCGGCGCCATAGAATACATACCCATAGCAAAGGTGACCAATATAACTCAGACGATTGAGCGTCTAAAAGAGCAGGGTATATGGGTTTATGGCCTCGATATGACCGGGGAAAAGATGTATTACGATATGTCATATTCCACCCCGCTGGCCATTGTGATTGGCGG
Protein-coding sequences here:
- the rlmB gene encoding 23S rRNA (guanosine(2251)-2'-O)-methyltransferase RlmB, with amino-acid sequence MSRDKDALFGINTLLEALRSGTRDFDKVYIARGLHGKAIDELIRLCKTKNIVIHYEGRDAIDRLSGTTKNQGVFGVAAAKEYSTVEDILELSQKRNEKPFILILDGVEDPRNLGAIIRTAEGAGVHGIIIPKHRATGLTDIVARTSAGAIEYIPIAKVTNITQTIERLKEQGIWVYGLDMTGEKMYYDMSYSTPLAIVIGGEGKGIRELVRKACDEVVRIPLFGQVSSLNVSVAAGVILFEIAAQRMKA